From Glycine max cultivar Williams 82 chromosome 11, Glycine_max_v4.0, whole genome shotgun sequence, the proteins below share one genomic window:
- the LOC102669927 gene encoding protein MAIN-LIKE 2-like gives MAEDVPQVTEDFPHMANDVAQRSEDVPQMTTDVDANVAKDLGRDGAEGSHADEGFPGGPRDPSVLTSFAEHVAHAIWTGHERPELKLVSHGRKVALIGRPVPAIEGLVVATGLSPLIECSVVTDDPGLISAFVERWHRETNTFHLPVGDLAITLDDVSSLLHLPISGAFHSFEALSVDEVVFLLMEFLEVSGEEARAETSATNVHVVHLEAFRDLGQSGGYAWGAVALVHMYDQLDEASWTTTRQIGGYLTLLQCWIYEHFLSVHQCVTDDAYEETSPHASRWLTTKAHMKGITGAPYRAHCDAFTVTDVCWFPYSDHRGVRGFELISSFQGQLRWGPTVVAVRPKRVLCQFGYIQSIPPSPVSVSLSYDDIDDRWMHFMHFSDHVVAVGDLCVVLGQVSADYMNWFFQISHPFMIPTQAGDQPRHAPAPDHEDYMQPDIPQVSVAFDPPLTCSGKIVCGFNV, from the exons ATGGCGGAGGATGTTCCTCAGGTGACTGAGGATTTCCCTCATATGGCTAACGATGTTGCTCAGAGGAGTGAAGATGTGCCTCAGATGACCACGGACGTAGATGCGAATGTTGCAAAGGACTTAGGTCGTGATGGTGCTGAGGGGTCACATGCTGAtgagggattccctggtgggCCCCGTGACCCATCAGTTTTGACTTCATTTGCGGAGCATGTCGCACATGCCATTTGGACTGGACAT gagcgtCCTGAGCTGAAGTTGGTGTCGCACGGAAGGAAGGTGGCGTTAattgggaggccagtgcctgCGATTGAAGGGTTGGTTGTCGCCACGGGATTAAGTCCATTGATCGAGTGTTCAGTTGTAACCGAcgatcctggacttatatccgcatttgtggagaggtggcacaggGAGACCAacaccttccaccttccagtAGGAGACTTGGCGATCACACTAGATGATGTTTCGTCACTCCTCCATCTCCCTATCAGTGGCGCCTTCCACAGCTTTGAGGCTCTTTCCGTGGACGAGGTGGTATTTTTGTTGATGGAGTTTCTCGAGGTGTCTGGTGAAGAGGCTAGAGCTGAGACA agtgcaacaaaTGTTCATGTGGTGCATCTAGAGGCTTTTCGCGACCTGGGTCAAAGTGGGGGCTATGCTTGGGGAGCTGTGGCCctggttcatatgtatgaccagttagatgaAGCTTCTTGGACCACGACACGACAGATTGGGGGGTACCTTACTTTATtacag tgctggatctatgagcatTTTCTGAGTGTGCATCAGTGTGTCACCGATGATGCGTATGAGGAGACGTCCCCTCATGCCTCCCGGTGGCTAACGACGAAGGCTCATATGAAGGGAATTACAGGAGCTCCGTACCGGGCACATTGTGATGCTTTCACGGTCACAGACGTGTGCTGGTTTCCTTACAGTGACCATCGAGGGGTTAGGGGGTTTGAGTTGATTTCATCGTTCCAGGGTCAGCTGAGATGGGGTCCTACGGTGGTCGCAGTTCGACCGAAGAGGGTACTATGCCAGTTTGGGTACATTCAGAGCATCCCTCCGTCGCCTGTTAGTGTTTCCTTGTCATATGATGATatagatgacaggtggatgcatttcatgcatttttcGGACCACGTAGTAGCTGTGGGTGACCTTTGTGTAGTGCTTGGGCAGGTATCTGCGGATTATATGAATTGGTTTTTCCAGATATCTCACCCATTCATGATACCGACCCAGGCAGGTGATCAGCCCAGACATGCACCTGCCCCAGACCATGAGGACTACATGCAGCCGGACATCCCACAGGTTTcagtggcatttgaccccccCTTGACATGCAGTGGCAAGATTGTTTGCGGGTTTAATGtttga
- the LOC102670063 gene encoding protein MAIN-LIKE 2-like → MAEDVADMTDDVPDVAGEAPEMRVDIQGADGAEGSDADDAAEGFPSGPRDPSVLASFADHVAHAVWRLSPVIDCSVITGDLGLISAFVERWHAETSTFHLPVGELMITLDDVSSLLHLPITSALHSFHALSTEEARFLLIKLLEVSAEEARAETALTRGAYVRLGWSATYVHVVHLDAFRDLAQSGGYAWKVAALVHMYDQLDEACRTTTRQLAGYLTLLQRWIYEHFPSVHQCVTDDTYQETSPRASRWLTSKAHMKGITGAPYRARCDGLTVTDVSWLLYTEHRGG, encoded by the exons atggctgaggaCGTTGCTGACATGACTGACGATGTCCCTGATGTGGCTGGggaggcacctgagatgcgtGTAGACATACAGGGTGCTGATGGTGCTGAGGGGTCTGATGCTGATGATGCTGCTGAGGGATTCCCTAGTGGGCCACGTGACCCGTCAGTGCTGGCATCATTTGCGGACCACGTTGCACATGCTGTTTGGA gattaagtccagTGATTgattgttcagttattactgGCGATCTTGGACTGATATCCGCATTCGTGGAGAGGTGGCACGCTGAGACCAGCACCTTTCACCTTCCGGTTGGAGAGTTGAtgatcacattggatgatgtgtcgtcaCTCCTTCATTTGCCCATCACTAGCGCCTTGCACAGTTTCCATGCTCTTTCTACGGAGGAGGCCAGATTTTTGCTGATAAAGTTGCTCGAGGTGTCTGCCGAGGAGGCCAGAGCCGAGACAGCACTGACACGTGGGGCATATGTACGACTTGGATGG agtgcaacatacgtgcatgtggtTCACCTTGACGCTTTCCGGGACCTCGCTCAGAGTGGTGGTTACGCTTGGAAAGTTGCcgcgctggttcatatgtatgaccagttagatgaggcttgtaGGACCACCACCCGACAGCTTGCGGGGTACTTGACGCTACTACAG cgctggatctatgagcacttccctagtgTGCACCAGTGCGTGACAGATGATACAtaccaggagacgtccccacgtgcttcccgGTGGTTGACGTCGAAGGCGCACATGAAGGGAATCACAGGAGCACCTtacagggcacgttgtgatggtttgaccgtcacagatgtgtcctggttgTTGTACACGGAGCATCGGGGGGGTTAG
- the LOC100811293 gene encoding E3 ubiquitin-protein ligase PUB24 — translation MAEVEIPQYFVCPISFQIMEDPVTTVTGITYDRESIEKWLLKAKDCVCPVSKQPLPRSSQYLTPNHTLRRLIQAWCSANTSNGVDRIPTPKTPLSMVQVQKLLKGLEVPCSYQKSLEKLHGLATTERNRICMAEAGVAKAMIKLINKSFKEGNTNLNNTTCIEKVLRIVHVLWSNDQSSMKSTLVGENNLDFINSLTWILKVHLDDNNIKMVNEAMPLLKLTIEVAADSTLLGSLGLEFFKEIVRVLRKRALLSQQAIKSALCVLTETSTSGRNRTRIVEAGAVTELIELELEKPEKNMTELIFNLLALLCSCADGREQFLRHAAAIAVVSKRVLRVSAATDDRAIHVFSVIAKFSASNEVVLEMLRVGAVSKLCMLMQADCASYLKEKARDILRLHSKVWNNSPCIQLYLFTRHQR, via the coding sequence ATGGCAGAAGTTGAGATCCCTCAATATTTTGTTTGTCCCATTTCGTTTCAGATCATGGAGGACCCTGTGACCACTGTGACAGGCATAACATATGATAGAGAAAGCATAGAGAAGTGGTTGCTTAAGGCCAAAGATTGTGTGTGTCCTGTTTCCAAACAACCCTTGCCGAGAAGCTCTCAATACTTAACACCTAACCACACTCTTCGGAGGTTGATTCAAGCTTGGTGTTCAGCAAACACTTCCAACGGTGTTGATCGAATTCCGACCCCGAAAACGCCTTTGAGCATGGTCCAAGTTCAGAAGCTTCTCAAGGGTCTTGAGGTTCCTTGTTCTTATCAAAAATCATTGGAGAAGTTGCATGGCTTGGCTACAACTGAGAGGAACAGAATCTGCATGGCTGAGGCTGGTGTGGCTAAGGCCATGATCAAATTGATTAACAAGAGTTTCAAAGAAGGAAACACAAATTTAAACAACACCACTTGCATAGAAAAGGTTTTGAGAATTGTTCATGTTCTTTGGAGCAATGATCAAAGTAGCATGAAAAGTACTCTAGTTGGGGAGAACAACTTGGACTTCATCAACTCCTTGACTTGGATTTTGAAGGTTCATTTGGATGACAACAACATCAAGATGGTGAACGAAGCAATGCCCCTTTTGAAGTTGACAATTGAAGTTGCTGCTGACTCAACCCTTTTGGGGAGTTTAGGCCTTGAATTCTTCAAGGAAATTGTGAGAGTTTTGAGAAAGAGAGCACTACTCTCTCAACAAGCCATTAAATCAGCTTTGTGTGTGCTTACAGAAACTAGCACTTCAGGTAGAAACAGAACAAGGATTGTTGAAGCAGGTGCAGTCACAGAACTCATAGAGCTTGAGCTAGAGAAGCCAGAGAAGAACATGACAGAACTCATATTCAACCTTCTGGCACTCCTGTGTTCTTGTGCTGATGGAAGAGAACAGTTTCTGCGACACGCCGCGGCCATTGCAGTGGTTTCAAAGAGGGTTTTGAGGGTTTCTGCTGCCACTGATGACAGAGCAATTCATGTGTTTTCAGTTATAGCCAAGTTTTCAGCATCAAATGAGGTTGTTCTAGAGATGTTGAGGGTTGGAGCTGTGTCAAAGCTTTGCATGCTTATGCAAGCTGATTGTGCTTCTTATTTGAAAGAGAAAGCAAGAGACATCCTTAGGTTGCACTCCAAAGTTTGGAACAATTCTCCTTGCATACAATTGTATTTGTTCACTAGGCACCAAAGGTGA